The Acropora muricata isolate sample 2 chromosome 7, ASM3666990v1, whole genome shotgun sequence genomic interval ctatcggtgacgataggtatctgaaccttagttcacaaaagcgacctccgggccgaaatctcggggagcatcgtttggtacgacgttctggcaccgcgtccagaaGTACTGCTTTCTTATCATTTTCCGCGCGCATGCGCAGATTTCCTTAATCTGAATTCACCATATTCGCACGCTAATTGAAAATGTCCTTAGCATTTCCGAACGCCGACAACATGTTGCAAAAACACATGGGAAATAAAACTTTGGCCTCGGCCTGGACAACGTCAAAATCGTTTACTTCGTTGATTTTGCATGCCTcgattgtttctttgtttgtctgGGTCTGACAAGTATCATCTCTGCTCGATTTATACCGTATATTATTCACATCCGACGTAAGCGGCATCATTATCCAAACTGTGTAAAATAAGCTCAGCTCCAGTTTCAAAAAGGATTCCTTACATAACTTGGATGATGAACGACAATATTTAGcttgacgaaaaaaaaaaactaacaaaaacGACCGAGATGTAACTTGTACGCGGCCTTCTGCCACGCATGAGTAACAAGAGGAAGAATCAAACGATCTCTCCTGGGAAACAAAAGTTGACCAGCGAATGAGAAtaggagtttaagatttgacgacagCAAAGGCAACGCCAACgcaacaaatcaatgatttgattggttgaataaggaaaattGTGCGGCACTTTGTTTAGTGCAATGGTTTGACGTATCTGCCAAAGTACAACTTGAAATTTTCAACTATTTGAGACCCTGACGACATCGCGAGCTCCCATTAGTacatctttcattctttgcctatacatgaaaaacattcgtcacaagctagcgaaagtgcacttcgtctattttgtacaacgtgccCAACAAGAAATAaccgcaaaacacttaacttaacaccaagttcaattttaatgtgagtTCTTCGTTTGAGTGGCCGTCCGACGACAGGCTCTCTCGGAAAGGCGCCCTAGAAACGAGAATGGGTCCCAAGAAATTGACTGCACATGCCCTCAGTCCAGTCTTTTTCCATTTTAATACACAATTACTACACTTTACAATCATATCTTGTTCCCCGAATTCAACCTATAACACTCCACGCCGGCAACAATGTCCTGTAAGCATAATTGACgaaataaatatacaaaatAGATGATTCAGTGTCTCGTAGAGAGATATAATTTAATGGCAACCGGAATGGCACCTTAGGTTTCGTGAAATGCAATATCATCACTATCAGAACAATAACAACCGACATATAAAGCATTTGTAGGCCATTATTGATTCTGTAGTTTAAGCTGACATaactatacatatatatatatttttttaagtgaGAGTGTTCACACGTAATCGTgaaataaggaaataaaagcCTGTCTCCTTGTTTAATTTTTCGTTGGCAAGGACACAACAAGTGCTTTTGAAAGTGACAAGTTTGCAAAATCAGAGATAATCATCGTTTTGGTGATACGTCAATGAGTGAAAAGTCTTGAAAAATCTAGTGGATattatgaaattttatttaaaaaaacagCCTCTAGTTTAATCTTTTATCTCTCGTCTGCTTCCCTGAGCTGTCGCACTCCAACACCTGAAAGCAAGACAATTTGAGTCATAtgttacaacaacaacaacaataacaaaacatGTAACTAAATGATCCACCAAAACAGCTGATGTTAATGACTTCACGGAATATGATCGTCTGTTCCTTGGGTGAGTGAGGGGCCTGGAAGGACTATTGTTGGTGAACGTTTCAACTTCCGGATgatgagcggaagtcatcttcagggTCAATTGAATCCAACGCTTGGTTAGCATTAGACAACATAGGATGAGGTacaaccgaacgaaaatcgagttttccgatgtctctgaggtcatcgtcgtcgtcctctcgtgacagaaaAAATATGGCCGAAAATGGTTTATGCCATTCTGCCATATTTATTTGTCACGCgaggacgacgatgacgtcagagatCGGAGAAAACGATTTACGCTCGGTTCTACCTCATACTATGTTATCCAATGCTAAATCCAATGCTTTCTGCCGAATGGCGTGCAGTGAAAACCTGGTGACTAGTCATCAAGCCCCTAACTCAACCGAAAAGCTAGCAAGCAGGGTACTCCAGGTGATCtagtgacgtaattcggaggactgggatgaaaaattttaacgccgtatcccacaaccgcgcgtggccttattttcgaattcaacatggcagaggcgaggttagagctcttcgggtctacttgaatgttcattcagtgaaagggaaatgtggtagacaaggaatgatctgttgagttttggcgatggaaatagtgcagggagtttggaaacaacacctaaggccgcgtgcggttgtgggatacggcgttaaaatttttcttcccagtcctccaaattacgtcaccagatcacctggctggAGAGGGAAGAAGTTCTTCACAGCATTGGATTCCGCATCAAGCAAGAAGAAATTTTCTGGATTCTGGAATTATGATTAGCTTCTCAATGAATAGAAAATTAATGATGCCTGAGGACGTAACTCAATCATTAAAAgtttgccaaataaaaaaaccaatcaaaattttatTCTTACCTTGGTTTTATACTAAAACAGCTGCAAAGTACACCACATCATAACTCAATCCCCAAAGACTTATAATAAGCCCTACAGACAACATAGATTAGAAATATCACGTGATTAAGGCGAATATCACGGAAAAGATGCACGCAACAAATTAAGATAGTCAGTGAAATTCTGTTTTCTGTACATTGAGCGTGAAAAGCCTGCTTCGTGTCCTTcacgcaaaaaagaaacatCTTGTCCACTTACGCTCTGTCTGCTTCTCTGATAGCATCGCTCAATGCCCTTCTCTCCTCTCGAAGAGACTCTCTGCAAAGTTAAGGCAAAAAAGTTCTGTCACAATTATCCGCCACGGAAATTGGGATAATACGACATCAGCTCATTTTTTTATAGAATTATATTTGCGAAAAAAGGACGTCGTTGATAGTCTTGCTGATAAAGTTTGTTTAATATGGGAATCGAATGAAAACGTATGTTTCCAAAGAAAATGAGAGAAAAGGTAAGGTTTAGTTATCAGGTTGAATTATCAGGAtccgcaaaaagaaaaaaacaagcaaacaaacaaacaaacaagaaacggTGGCTTTAACTTTGATGCGAATTCGCGTTCAAGCCTAACTGACTCACCTTAAGATGTCCAAGGAATCTGTACTCTCGTTATCAGAGTCTTCTGACTAAAAAAAGAGTAGGCAAGTGTCAGCGAAAATGTCACTTCAACAGACATCTTTAACTGACATTTTCTTTGTCGTTACTTAAGGTCTCTAACATTATTTTGCGGACATCGTTGCATTGCgcagccaatcacaacaggagtaaCCAGctcgatgaaccaatcagaattcctagcaattacctatAACTTGCTAAAAGcacgggaaaaatcgcgcgtacaaagTGTGAtttgttttcgttttgcttttgattggttgaaaaactggcgcgagatttttaagtcAACCACCAAGCGTAACCATAAGTTAACACTTACAAGCTTTCTTGGGCTTTTCTTGTCGATCACCCTTTCAACTCGTTGCTGAATTCGATCAGAGGCCCCAAGAGCAGCGCGCAGGTTCGGTGAATAACGACTCTTGAAACGCAGCACTGGATCGCTGAAATTTTTGTAAGAGTTTTGTGAGATGTCGAGATCATCGAGGGCATAGCTGAGATTACGCGACGGGCTGGTTGACCTGAAAGACCGCGACAGTGACATGGGTTCTGTAGCTGAGCGACTGTGAGCTTTGCGTCGAGTCGATGAACTCGTTGGAAAATCTTCAGTGTATTTCCAGGCTGCAAAATAAAATACTGTCTTTTAACAGGCCCGCTGACATCAGAAGTAAGGAGGTGCATGGTGAGGGGTGGGGAGGTAACAAAAAAAACCCTGAGGGGTGGAGATAAGTTATTTATCCCGCTTTTTTCAGTTGAACAACTTTAAAGTTAAAGATTACAATAAGGACCATTACCGGGCGCTTTTAGTAAATTCCCATTTGTCGCATCTACCCTTAGTCGATTTGGTTGACTTTTGAGACTGAGACTACGGGAGTGCGGAATGTGTTGTCACCAAAACAAATCAAGTTTCACGTGCTGCGAACATATGTTCTTCTGCGAATATGTCCAGCGATAATACGCCGAAAAAAACATATACATTGTCTGTCATAAAATGCTGTTCAggtgagagaccctgggaacgaggttggaccAAGCCAAAGCAAAACCTTAAACCACAATCGTTTCTCTCCCAAAAAAGGATTCATTTCTACTTGTTCAGCTTTTTTTCATCAAGTCCCAAATTTCAAGTAAATTTCATATTGAATAAAGGACTGTGTTTTATGATAGCCATCTATTGAAACTGTCAAGGTTGAATTGCATAAATTTAAACCTTGCagatttgattttttaatatttttgagaggcaattcctggtttccttagtctagataaaatcctCAACCAACTGGTCAATTTCATCAAAAATCATACCCTATTCTAGATGCTCTGACTTATATACCCTGCTTGACAAGcatacccttcacagcagcACATACCTATGTAGTCCATAAATGGCAGTACCCCCCATCTGGGACAAATGCTAACCCTAAGGTTACATACATGTATTTTATGCTTAGATTGAACGGGACATTTCATGACATTAATCAAAACTTAGCCTGCATCTAATTACTAGCAATCCTGGACAAACAAAAAGTGCTTACTTTGGCAAACCCATGCACCCAcctcagaacttattgaaaccacAGCGTAGGAGTGAAGGTGAGATACACAAATGTTCACAGaaacataaatttaaaaaatatgacAAATGTATCGCAAACCTGGTAAGGGTTCAACAGTGGACATGCCTAAGCGAGATGGTGACGTAGACCGTGGCCTCCTGGTGGGTGACTTTGATCTTGAGTGCCTTGGCTTGGGACGAATAAAAGAGCCAAAGTCACGATTTTCCAATAACTGTGAGTCCTTGTGATGCACAAGAAATGGCTTCTTGTGATTCACAACAGTATCATCAGGTCTAGGAAGACTGCGTAAGTTGCGACGTGATGGGGAGGGAGAGCGTAGCATGACCTTAGAGGCAGGAGGAGAAATTGACTGCAGACTGGCATTATGCGTACCGTTTGTTAAGACATCGTCAACACCAGAATCCTGAAATTAACAGCTTGCCTTTAGTGGTCGTTTGCTTGGTATCATTGCGTATCTTAGGTGTGGAAATTTTCAGTTGTAGGGAAGATAAAAAAACCTCCTTTgatacaaataaattaaaatactgAAATCTTGTTGGAAATCAGCGTCATGCCAAATTTGAACTTAAATGGGAACTTGTGTTACGGTAACATGAAATGCACGGTAATATAAACAAGGTTTGAAAGCAGTGCTTCTTTACAAATTTTTGAAAGAAGGaggaattttgaaaataattttttaatagTTGAGTAAATGTCCCAAATTCATTCTAGTTGTGCATTTACAAGTGCCTCAAGCTGGTTTCAAATTCTCATAAAATAAGAAATGACAATAAGAGTATTGTTAAAAAAAGCTTGACACAATAGAGGTGTTTTGGGTGGTCAAACATTCTATGTGATCAGCAGCATAGCCACGCTTCTCCCTCCTGGCCATCCACGAAGCAACCCGCTTTGAAGCATAAATTGGCAACTTAAAGATAACTACATGACACTTTTGGATTTAAATTCTCTGAATTTACACTTTGACAACTTGAAAGtacattaaaattgtttcctcaTAACTTAGTTCAAGAAAATCAATAGACTGCAAAATTAATAGTCTCTTGTTTTCACTGGAAACTACGAAACTAATTCAAAGCTACAcactaatattccaaaaatagaGCAGGGGAGCCTGAAAATAGTAGTTTGTTGTCTCATCTCAGTACTTAATTGTCCAGGTATATCTGAATAAATccaacaatgaaaaaaaactgaaggaCACTCTAAGACAGAGTAAGCATTATATGGTCCTTTTTCATGGGAGAAAATTCAATATTTAGAAGATAATACAACTAGCTTCCCTAGATAGTAATGGGCAGCATTTTCTGCAACGTGTGAGAACACATCATTGGTAGATATTTTCATTATTGATTACTGTATACTCACTTACCGAAGAAATGTAGTCTGTCGGATCTGGTACTTCCTTGATTGTTGTTTTGGTGGAAAATTCCAACCTCAATGGCTGCCCCTGAAGtgaaagaaataactttttcaagagaaCAATATCTTTTAATGGAAATTACATGACTGATGAGAAAATCATGCAAACTTCTAATACTGTAGGCAAACAATTTCTCATGGGACATTGCCCAGGTTCATTGCCCACTCATGCTATCTCACTGAGTTGGAATACACGTTTTCAAGAGCATGGAAATCTGATAATTACTGGAACTCCAGAAATGGACCTAATTTAGATGCAAGCTCAATTTTGGCAAAGATTACAGAGTACCCATTCAACCTAAACATATTAGGGTTACCATTTGTGTTAGGGTATTTTCTGAGGGTTAAGGTATAGGGTTATTGTTAGTGTCTTATAATGACTTTCATTGTCTGTATTTCACTCCAATAGTGAGGAAGTTGAAGAGAAAAGTTAGGGCACATTCCGGGACATGTCTGCTTGGAGAGCAAATCCTCAGTTTATACTTACTGTGATTCTAATTGGATTGAATAGAGATGTTTTGAAGAGCGTCACTTCTCGGCCAGAGCCTGGATAAGGGGGCACTGCTGGATACAAGAAATCCCTTGCATTGTTGGCATAGTGACCAATAACATAGCCATCTATAAAGGAAAaaactagtgaatagatttatttgcgtggaaaatgcgtaaatcaccatacgtttcgagTCAAATAAAAGATCGATGCAGTTTCATTACCATGCACCTGAGATGAAGGTTAATTTCATTCAAACAGAGCCTACTGTACTTCTTCTATAGTGTTTCCACAGGATCCTCAAAACTTCTTGCATACTTAGTCAACAGTACTATTTCAAATCACACACCACAGAACTCAAAGTCAAACCCAGAAATTTGGGGCACCCTTTCTGTATTCAAAGCTGTTTGAGAAACTTGCAGGTCTTGTTGCAAGTGCTTGCATTGTTGTTTCCAACATTATTGTTTCTTATTGAACATCTGGAAACTATGTCATTATTAAAAAGACAGTAAATTATATGAAGGTGCACAAGACATTTTGAATTATTTCACACAAGTTCACATTGTGTGCATCAGATATGCAAAGTTGAGTCTTACCTCATTGACAAACTAACATAGACTAACAATAAGTTAATAATATTCACAAATTTATAAATTAATTTATTCAAGTCTTCTTGCCTACAACATAATTCCAATGAATTGATGGCAAGACAGAGAAAGGTCAGAGAATAGATATCATAAACAAGCCATTCAATCATTTTGATAAATATTCTACTTCTTCATCATCATAGGAAATATTGATTTCCAAAAGGATATGTTGTTGGataagaacaaaaattaatgaaatgaaaatggttttatttgCTTTCTTAAGTTTACATTTGGAAGTAAATGCTTTGCGTGGTATTCGACCATGCCAACAGTTTTAGTTGTGATCGTCTAGATTAATCAGAATAAGTTAAGCTATGACAAAGAGCTGGATGTGGAACCATTTTAATAAACTGAAACAATCGTTCGAATTGATGATCTGTTCTAAGCGGTAGAAATAACTCAAGAGCAATGGTCTCAGACAATCTACATGCAAATTTTCATAAGCATCAATAATTGAAGCATTTCTAAAAACTATGGACACTTAACTTCAATCGATTTTGAACGCGATCGGTTCAACAGTAATAACGTAAACAATAACTTGTATTCTTTCACTTCTGAATAAAAGTATCTGTTTTATGGTCTACTGCTCTCAGCTGAGCGGAATTGTGCGATAAAGTTCTCACGTTCGTGTGAATAAGTTAACACATCAAATTTAAGAAACCAGACGACTCAGAAATGTTCTAGGTTTTCCTTACCAGAGACGTAATCATCGTGTTGTCTTAACTCAACCAAAACATCTTCACCTATGATGGCAAAAAACCAGGGTTAGTACTCGATCAAATATGGCGAAATTCCCAGATCAAATAACCACAAGATTAAAGTGTTCACCTTTGAGATGTATAGTCACATAAGCAGGATCTTGACAGCTCTTGAAAACCTGGATAAATTACGATCAAAATGCCGATGGCCTTTAAACGATGAATTATAACAATTAAAAGCAACGGCTAGCGAGGGCACATTCCAACCTTACCCGTTCGAAACGCAAACGTTCGTGAAAGAACAAGGGAAATGTTGGAGACACAGATTTCGTGTTCACTTCTAAGCCCATGCAGTTTACTTTGAGATAAAGATAGCCATAGTCTCGAAGATAAGTTCCAGGGCATGTTAACTAAAATGTGGAACAAAAGCACAAAAGATAAGTTAGCGGTATACAAGCCAGGGAATATGTGGCGTCGTTAGCAACGACTATGTTGCCGAAATCTACATCAACCATTATTGCCCTGCAAACTTACTGTGTGAATGTCCAGCTCTACTATGACTTTCATAGCTTTACGGGGCATGTTGTACTTCAAATTTAGGCGAAAagtgttgaaaaaagaaagcgaTTGTGCAGCACTAGTACAATGCCAATTCCGCAAAAGCCTCCGGCTGCTGCAAACACGCACGACACTCCGCGTCTCCGCGGGACGGACGCGATGTTGCGCAAACAACCATTGGCCAATCAGAGAAGAGAAGTCGCAAAATTATCAACGTAATGTATTTATGACGTAAAATCAGTAAACAAAGGGAAGCCAGGAAAcgaataacaattttttttagtttctctTGAGCCAGCCACAATGCACTTTAAGTATGCGGAAAGTCTGCAGAGTAATgtttaaaatgtgttttaaatttGAATCTTGAGGCTACGAGGAAATTGGAATTTTGTTGATACAAATTCCAAGATTGAAAAATTTTCGGAGACCACAGTTAACGGGTAagtttgcagtctgtccactttgaacagaaaagtcaaattttgttttctatttctaaggttttaattttctctattttcacaGTTAACCTGATGCAGCATATTTCGCTATACTTTGCTTTAAAGTAAgacttttttcatttcattagcGTTATTGTGGCTCACTTTAAGTACACCTAACTTAGCCTTTAAGTACGCCCAAGTGTTTCGCGAAAAAAGCACGAAGGATATTTTGTAACTCAGGGTCctacaaaagaaataaaatcagagAACACGAAATTGCTGGTCCGGAAGAACTAAACCGAACCCGACTTGTGCACTCAGTTTGTGGGACGTTTATCGCTTAAGACTTTTTACGCATGCATGACTCTCTCAGTTTCAGCGGAAAAGGAATAAGTTGACCGGAAGTATTTTTCGAGGTTTTGGTCAGTTGcaatatttctttttgtttactaAGGAAATACACATCAGTAACATTCAACCCTCTCCCCAGGAATGTAAATTTTTGTTAGCTTGGCTCTGACGTAACAAGGTTAATTCAACACGCAAATATGGCGGTAGACGTAGTGACGATCTCTGATATTTTTACGTTTAGAAAACGTCTATGAATACGCCATTGCTTAAAAAAGATCATTTGAAGGTGACCTAAGGTTTCGTCGATACCAACGATAAAGTCAGCAGCAAAAGGAATGTAATTTTTTATCCAGAGAAATCGATTTGTGTACGTGGGAACACAACGCGGTGTGCAAGACAGTTTTCCAATTGACTGTTTCAACAAAGTGTTTCGCATCCTTGAAACTTAATGCTCCTGAATAACTAAAGGAAGGAATGATATCCATCCGAAGATAAGGAACACAGTTTATCAAACGCGCGGGAGACATCATAATTTGGGAAAATGGATAAACTAGATCGACAAGAAAGGCTGGAGCGCACAGCGTCTATGGCTTACAACAAGGGCTTGATCAACAATCCGGGCGAGAATAACTGTTTTCTGAACTCTGCTGTGCAGGTTAGTGACATTTGAATGGTATTTTTTATGTTGTAGCAAACTAATCGTGGCCAGTTCTTCACCTGATGTGTCAAGCAGTTTCTCAAGTCATTGTGGAACTCTACAAGAGTCTGTCATAAGTTGTAtaaatttttttgtattatttttgtcGCATTAGAAATAGCGCCAAAATACGGAATTGTCTACAGAATTGTGTTACAAGATGGCGAAAATACGAAGGGATCGCAAAAGATACTTTATTTCCTGCGCCAAATATGCCGAATTTTTGGGGGGCATTTCCTGCGTGCTTCGCTTGACATGTACACTTTCAGATACTGGTTTTGTAGTGAGAAAAGTGTCATCTCATTTGTTCACAATGCAGTAATAATATCCTCTGAATAGGATGATATTTCGTGAAGTGATGACATTCATTGTTTGATTCATCCTGAAGATTCGAACTTTCAAATATTTTGAGTGAGGTCGTGTGTCTTTCTTGCTCCCCGGATGCCTGCTTCCATCAATCAATCATTCTCTTATAGATAACCTTTCTCTGGCATGAATGGCTTCACTGAGGCGTTAAACTGTTTGCTTTAATGCAAAATCTGTATAATCTTACTAGATTATTAAGTGATTTAACTAAAGGCTAATCAGAGAATTCTAACATTTCTGCTGCAAAATGATATCAGTATAAAGCCAATATCTGACTAGAAATCTGGAGTGGAAACATTGCTCTCATAGCAGTACAGATTTCACATCCGTATCTTATTTTGTatgtaaattttattgtttcaattGTGTTGTATTTTCTGCTTGCGACATACAAAGGTTACAACGCAATTTTGACTTTGGAGAAATAATTGCCTTGGTCAATAAATTGATATTGAGCAGGAAGCTTGTTTTGTGACTTATTCAAGTTTCGCTGCCTTTGATATACCCTTTTAGCATGACAATGAAGAAACTAGTGAAATGAAACAACTCCTGTGGTTTAAATTCATTGTTCGTCGAAACAACCATCTTGTGCCAATAATAATCGGGTTTCGTGAAATGAGTGTTTGGCAGACGGATACAATGTTTTCTTCCAAACTTACCATAATATCTTGATCTTCTTTTTGTTATTGATTTCAGTGGGAGGTCAAGTTGTCCATTTAATTAAAACCATTAGCATTAATATCATCTTGTACTACAATAATCTGCTTCAGTTAGTGGTAAATCCTAATTTAGACGAAATGGAGGTGAAAAGTGTTATAAAATCTCTGAGGTACTGCTAGTTTGTCCAAATTCTTTGACTTCAACTTCTTTCAGTCCTTAATGTTCCTCGATAAGTTGGGAATTAATGCCATTGAATTTctaattttttatcttttattgcAAGTTAATGCAGAGTAATGGtttattaattttagttttgcattCTAGTGTTTCTAGATCTTTGAGCACAGCAGTCTTTGCCACTTCCATtaataataaaatgattgttcTTAGCACTTATAATGTTCTTGCAATGGCCAGCTCCTATAGGAGTGGGTTTGCATCTTGGCATGAAAACACCCACCTTCACTTCAATTCtggtaataatttattaatgaGCTCTGAATTTGATGTGATGATTTCTGGCCATTGATTGTCTTAGCAAGTTCTTTACTGTGCCCCATAGAGGTTTTGAAAGTTTATTGGTTTATGTATCGACCAATAAATATTTTCCttcttagttgtaaacacagAGTATAGTGTTGTAAACTGCTTGTACAGTGTATTAATTATATTATGAAGTAGTTTAGTTACAATGAGATGTAATTGTTATTTCAGGTTCTATGGCATCTTGATGTATTCAGAAGAAGTTTCCGTGAGATTAAAGGTCACTACTGCATGGGGCAATCCTGCATTTTCTGTGCCTTGGACTTTATTTTCAAGCAGTTTCAGTACAGCAACAATGACGCTCTGCCACCAGATGGTttaagaattgctttggcggtgGCTTTCAAGGTGAGATCATAATgaccattagggagcttaagcaaagacaacGTCGACAACAGCGAGAATGCtacctgaaaatgtaacttcgtgtttctgcaagaactttgcagttattcaaagtcattacgcttgcaaaatatGTTCTAACTATTccggaattaaattggaaccagcgcttttgagataacaggacaaaattgaacatttgtcatcctGTATGCTCacatcgtccacacaactgcaaaacaggtcatttcatgttatagaaagaacgagaaagtcttcaaaatgtcaaaaaatgaaaaatacaaagcgtgcaaaaccattgtttttcattgtcacatatgcaaatttgtgacgttcttgttgccatcgtcgtcgtggttgcttaagctccctattgatcATCATTTACCATATTTACCTGTGTATGGACCTTTTGAGACCCAGAATTTATCCTAATAACCGGACCTTCTCTAATTCATGGGTCATGACTACAGAATCCAAAGATTTCTACcttaattataataacaatgattACTGTGATAATTTTTGTGAAAATCTAAAGTTATTGGATAAACTGAAGGGGTGTgcggaataaggccttaagtgacttttgatgcaatgtcaaattctcctagtcatacacaaatgaatacaaggaaatttggaaggagaatctggtaatttatcagaagtcacgtaaggcttttctccaggcacccctgcaactGAAGCCAAGTCTTCTTTGATGTTTCTTTTGCCTCACTAATGACACAaattattcaaatgaaattaGATCTCAAGTTTGAACATCAGTCACAGAGCCACTGTACCAACAGTCTTATACAGGAAAATCTGGAGACC includes:
- the LOC136923153 gene encoding spermatogenesis-associated protein 6-like isoform X1, with product MPRKAMKVIVELDIHTLTCPGTYLRDYGYLYLKVNCMGLEVNTKSVSPTFPLFFHERLRFERVFKSCQDPAYVTIHLKGEDVLVELRQHDDYVSDGYVIGHYANNARDFLYPAVPPYPGSGREVTLFKTSLFNPIRITGQPLRLEFSTKTTIKEVPDPTDYISSPRHSRSKSPTRRPRSTSPSRLGMSTVEPLPAWKYTEDFPTSSSTRRKAHSRSATEPMSLSRSFRSTSPSRNLSYALDDLDISQNSYKNFSDPVLRFKSRYSPNLRAALGASDRIQQRVERVIDKKSPRKLSEDSDNESTDSLDILRESLREERRALSDAIREADRAAYYKSLGIEL
- the LOC136923153 gene encoding spermatogenesis-associated protein 6-like isoform X2, which encodes MPRKAMKVIVELDIHTLTCPGTYLRDYGYLYLKVNCMGLEVNTKSVSPTFPLFFHERLRFERVFKSCQDPAYVTIHLKGEDVLVELRQHDDYVSDGYVIGHYANNARDFLYPAVPPYPGSGREVTLFKTSLFNPIRITGQPLRLEFSTKTTIKEVPDPTDYISSDSGVDDVLTNGTHNASLQSISPPASKVMLRSPSPSRRNLRSLPRPDDTVVNHKKPFLVHHKDSQLLENRDFGSFIRPKPRHSRSKSPTRRPRSTSPSRLGMSTVEPLPAWKYTEDFPTSSSTRRKAHSRSATEPMSLSRSFRSTSPSRNLSYALDDLDISQNSYKNFSDPVLRFKSRYSPNLRAALGASDRIQQRVERVIDKKSPRKLSEDSDNESTDSLDILRESLREERRALSDAIREADRAAYYKSLGIEL